From the Candidatus Methanoplasma cognatum genome, one window contains:
- a CDS encoding ABC transporter permease: protein MIDNVREISNVAWADIRFMRHTWVNVFLMSMMTPFLYLLAFGYGVGTFVNDIETDYGIMSYITFIIPGIIALTALSAPFSSVSGRMNVQRLYYRSFDEMMLCPLRFSSIAIGKAMMGIIRGLLSCSIIFILGFVFTHLTGTTGMQLEFSFHFVIVLLVSCFTFSMLGETAAFLAKSHASMATFSTLVILPMTFLCGTFFVISMMPGWFQAILYVLPLTYSSTLMRESLIRVDGVVPFDTMSWVFLIILIAMGLALLLLNIYLMKSRRI from the coding sequence ATGATCGACAATGTACGAGAAATAAGCAACGTGGCATGGGCCGACATACGCTTCATGAGGCACACGTGGGTGAATGTCTTCCTTATGAGCATGATGACCCCTTTCCTTTATCTTCTGGCCTTTGGCTACGGGGTTGGAACATTCGTTAATGACATTGAGACCGACTATGGCATCATGTCATACATTACTTTCATTATACCCGGTATAATTGCTTTGACAGCGCTGTCCGCGCCGTTCTCCTCAGTATCCGGAAGGATGAATGTTCAAAGATTATACTACCGAAGCTTCGATGAGATGATGTTGTGCCCCCTCAGATTCTCTTCTATCGCCATCGGAAAGGCAATGATGGGAATAATACGCGGTCTTTTGAGCTGTTCAATTATCTTTATCCTAGGCTTCGTGTTCACGCACCTAACAGGCACTACCGGTATGCAGTTAGAGTTCAGTTTTCATTTCGTGATCGTCCTGTTGGTGTCTTGTTTCACATTCTCCATGTTGGGTGAGACCGCCGCGTTCTTGGCAAAATCGCATGCGAGTATGGCAACATTCAGTACATTGGTGATCCTCCCCATGACATTCCTGTGCGGTACGTTCTTTGTGATATCGATGATGCCCGGATGGTTCCAGGCTATTTTGTATGTGCTTCCGCTGACGTACTCAAGCACCCTTATGAGGGAATCCCTGATCCGGGTTGACGGAGTAGTGCCTTTCGATACGATGTCTTGGGTGTTCCTGATAATATTGATCGCAATGGGGTTGGCGTTGCTTCTGCTTAACATATATCTGATGAAGTCCAGGAGGATCTGA
- a CDS encoding ABC transporter ATP-binding protein, whose translation MISVEGLSKTFGKKVAVDNIDLKIMKGEVFGFLGPNGAGKTTAIRLITTLLNKDSGTVIINGYDIDKETIKAKTSIGVIQQHISLDNDLTVIENMICHAKYHKIPKKVGMKRINELIEYLGIGEYRDYKTTKLSGGWKKRVCIACALIHNPPVLFLDEPTVGLDIAGRRLIWDIIKKLHSDGTTIFLTTHYIEEAEALCNRVAFINNGKIIETDTPKNLCVKVGSTAVEAFDGEKTDYSYFDDREEANQYASKLGYGYTVVIRNTNLEDCFVKITGDSVGDQK comes from the coding sequence GTGATATCGGTTGAGGGATTGTCGAAGACATTCGGTAAGAAGGTTGCTGTAGACAATATTGACTTAAAAATAATGAAAGGAGAGGTGTTCGGTTTCCTTGGGCCCAACGGTGCCGGGAAGACCACTGCCATAAGGCTTATAACCACTCTTTTGAACAAGGACTCCGGAACGGTGATCATAAACGGATATGACATCGATAAAGAAACGATCAAAGCAAAAACGAGTATCGGGGTGATACAGCAGCACATCAGTCTCGACAACGACCTGACGGTCATCGAGAACATGATATGCCATGCCAAGTACCACAAGATCCCAAAAAAGGTCGGGATGAAGAGAATAAATGAACTGATCGAATATCTGGGGATAGGAGAGTACCGTGACTATAAAACAACAAAACTGTCAGGAGGCTGGAAGAAAAGGGTCTGCATCGCATGCGCGCTCATCCACAACCCCCCAGTATTGTTCCTGGACGAGCCGACGGTAGGACTGGACATCGCCGGAAGAAGGCTCATCTGGGACATAATAAAGAAACTGCACAGCGACGGAACCACCATTTTCCTTACTACACATTACATAGAAGAGGCGGAAGCGCTCTGCAACAGGGTCGCATTCATTAACAATGGGAAGATCATTGAGACAGATACGCCCAAGAACCTTTGCGTCAAAGTCGGATCCACGGCAGTTGAAGCCTTTGACGGGGAAAAGACAGATTATTCTTATTTCGACGACAGAGAAGAGGCCAACCAATATGCAAGCAAGCTTGGCTACGGATATACGGTTGTGATCAGGAACACAAACCTCGAGGACTGTTTCGTCAAGATAACCGGTGACTCCGTTGGTGATCAGAAATGA
- a CDS encoding sel1 repeat family protein encodes MLDRFNDPIEDIGPSDPFNLALISTSETEAEKFYRESVRHGNTMAMVNLGVMLIDREGPNEEAVLLFRTAAENGNDSGMRNMGYVNAVGIGVPVNKEEGVRWYRMAAERGNIKAQCNLAILYRGGKGTHQDYEEALKWNIMSAEAGYFRAQANLAQLYMNGQGTEKDVSKALYWYGKAAENGSPRGMYNLALMYLEGTGTAADKEGATELLRTAADKGYSKAMYVLGDILRSEGNDDEAFELFNSGAAKGEPRCIDVLRSAGMPIPEYTGWKRK; translated from the coding sequence ATGCTTGACAGGTTCAACGACCCTATTGAAGACATCGGGCCATCCGATCCTTTCAATCTTGCTTTGATCTCAACGAGCGAAACCGAAGCAGAAAAATTTTACAGAGAATCCGTCAGGCATGGCAACACAATGGCAATGGTCAATCTTGGAGTGATGCTTATCGACCGTGAAGGGCCGAATGAGGAGGCAGTATTGCTTTTCCGCACGGCCGCTGAGAACGGAAACGATTCAGGTATGAGGAACATGGGCTATGTGAATGCGGTCGGTATCGGCGTTCCGGTGAACAAAGAAGAAGGCGTCAGATGGTATAGGATGGCAGCGGAAAGAGGGAACATCAAAGCCCAATGCAATCTGGCGATACTTTACAGGGGCGGTAAGGGAACTCATCAGGATTATGAGGAGGCATTGAAGTGGAATATCATGTCGGCCGAAGCAGGGTACTTCAGAGCGCAGGCCAACCTCGCCCAGCTATATATGAACGGTCAGGGAACTGAGAAAGACGTCTCTAAAGCGCTCTACTGGTATGGGAAAGCTGCAGAGAATGGTTCTCCGCGCGGGATGTACAACCTTGCGCTGATGTACCTTGAAGGAACAGGCACAGCCGCAGACAAAGAGGGAGCAACGGAACTTCTGAGAACTGCGGCCGATAAAGGATATTCAAAGGCCATGTATGTGTTGGGAGACATACTCCGATCCGAAGGAAATGATGATGAGGCTTTTGAGCTTTTCAATTCTGGTGCGGCAAAGGGAGAACCGCGTTGTATTGATGTCCTCAGATCTGCGGGAATGCCCATACCAGAGTATACAGGATGGAAGAGAAAGTAA
- a CDS encoding adenosylcobinamide amidohydrolase codes for MSTRQEVCGGFIVCTDASSIVISHPAGRWSVLSSSEGGYSETPDQLTLTNETPQIGKFTIKTSPDVKTASLVSKSHRMTSVSALVIADPNPSVNGDKAGGHRISVVLMVDADLPTGTMARAAITSTEAVTCAFQQLMIGRSDRKEISSGSDSICISVLSNIGCGRRLYGAGKHSKLGELIGNTVIEATISSMGKNGVTQDSQADVFKRLERFGVTKRSCREYLTTVGLVPGDGFDAALDAISGDRIMLSYVSAVLQIADEISWKLIPKAEGYKIGRKIICAAISEDASKSNDLVADIVSAIAMRALGDI; via the coding sequence TTGAGCACCAGACAGGAAGTGTGCGGCGGATTCATAGTGTGCACAGATGCATCCAGCATAGTCATAAGTCACCCTGCGGGAAGATGGTCTGTACTGTCCTCTTCAGAAGGAGGGTATTCGGAAACACCTGACCAGCTGACCTTGACGAATGAAACACCACAAATTGGCAAATTCACGATCAAAACATCCCCTGATGTAAAGACGGCCTCATTGGTCTCAAAATCCCACCGCATGACGTCGGTATCTGCGCTGGTCATAGCTGATCCTAATCCTTCTGTAAACGGAGATAAGGCCGGAGGACATAGGATATCGGTAGTGCTAATGGTAGATGCAGATCTTCCAACTGGTACGATGGCGAGGGCGGCCATAACATCCACGGAAGCAGTGACATGTGCATTCCAGCAATTAATGATCGGACGCTCTGATAGAAAAGAGATCTCCTCGGGAAGCGATTCCATTTGTATCTCTGTTCTAAGTAACATAGGGTGCGGCAGAAGGCTGTACGGTGCAGGAAAGCACTCCAAACTCGGGGAGCTGATTGGGAATACCGTGATCGAAGCCACTATATCTTCAATGGGAAAGAACGGTGTGACCCAGGATTCTCAGGCAGACGTCTTCAAACGGCTGGAGAGATTCGGAGTCACAAAAAGATCCTGCAGAGAGTATCTGACCACTGTGGGTCTGGTGCCGGGAGATGGTTTTGATGCAGCACTTGACGCAATATCAGGCGACAGGATTATGCTTTCGTATGTTTCGGCGGTCCTTCAGATAGCCGATGAGATTTCATGGAAGCTGATACCAAAAGCTGAAGGATATAAAATAGGCCGAAAAATAATATGTGCCGCAATATCAGAAGACGCATCAAAGAGCAATGATCTTGTCGCAGATATAGTGTCTGCGATTGCCATGAGGGCTTTGGGAGACATATGA
- a CDS encoding adenosylcobinamide amidohydrolase, with amino-acid sequence MAGDWKDIVSAEKKEERRMIREFPCGVSVHRQNRSLIVTPPSKDWRALSTGNFNGGFMSSPSAIFNTTSIGGSAEYSNMGKPIEFHNMRTEEYARFLDLDPSSTLGLGTAAHMDNAAIDSTEVGGIEVSMAITGGIRGNGGRAGDPASHDEMERALNKSGTIVIILAIDADLPDSALLGAMMTATEAKSRTLLKLMGKSLYSNGIATGSGTDQVTVLCNKGSRNKVAEYSNGSKLAKAIRECVEKTLAKALDDQSMMNPEAECNPYLMISRHKITEINCHNEMRYPFKMKTLKEGRRRLSEDASAAAIVSAVLHVMDEMEWGLILPEAGTDACRGILKATMEGPSMEDPVLRKRFELTETPAEMLTLAMAMMLFDKAAEVDAEGSI; translated from the coding sequence ATGGCAGGCGACTGGAAAGATATAGTGTCCGCAGAGAAGAAAGAGGAGCGCAGAATGATACGGGAGTTCCCCTGCGGGGTGTCAGTTCACAGACAAAACAGATCTCTGATAGTGACACCTCCGTCAAAGGACTGGAGGGCACTGTCCACAGGCAACTTCAACGGAGGGTTCATGTCCTCTCCGTCAGCGATATTCAATACCACAAGCATCGGCGGGAGTGCGGAGTACAGCAACATGGGGAAGCCGATAGAATTCCACAATATGCGCACGGAGGAATATGCAAGATTTCTCGACTTGGACCCGTCTTCTACGTTAGGCTTGGGAACCGCAGCACACATGGATAATGCGGCGATCGACTCAACGGAAGTAGGCGGGATAGAGGTATCGATGGCGATAACAGGCGGGATCCGCGGTAATGGGGGCCGTGCAGGAGACCCCGCGAGCCACGATGAGATGGAAAGAGCACTTAACAAGAGCGGCACCATCGTGATAATCCTGGCGATAGATGCCGACCTCCCTGACAGCGCATTGTTGGGGGCGATGATGACAGCCACCGAAGCTAAGAGCAGAACATTATTGAAACTGATGGGAAAGAGTCTGTATTCTAATGGGATAGCAACAGGATCGGGCACAGACCAGGTCACAGTGTTATGCAACAAAGGAAGCAGGAACAAAGTCGCAGAATATAGCAACGGTTCCAAGCTGGCAAAGGCGATAAGAGAGTGCGTCGAGAAGACCCTCGCAAAAGCATTGGACGACCAGTCGATGATGAACCCAGAAGCAGAGTGCAACCCATACCTTATGATATCTAGGCACAAGATAACTGAGATCAACTGCCATAATGAAATGAGATATCCATTCAAAATGAAGACTCTGAAGGAAGGCCGCAGGAGACTTTCAGAAGATGCTTCAGCGGCTGCGATAGTGTCCGCGGTCTTACACGTAATGGATGAAATGGAGTGGGGGTTGATACTTCCCGAGGCCGGCACCGATGCCTGCAGAGGAATACTCAAAGCAACAATGGAGGGCCCCTCAATGGAAGACCCTGTTCTCAGAAAACGTTTCGAATTGACTGAAACGCCCGCAGAGATGCTGACCCTGGCAATGGCAATGATGCTTTTTGATAAAGCTGCAGAAGTAGATGCGGAGGGATCAATTTGA
- a CDS encoding ABC transporter substrate-binding protein: MNNKTIIAVLAVAAIVVVAGAAIIVTTGDDNKSGGGPVTVVDTLGREVTITSTDRIISSGVVPTAILCGLGLSSNIVGVSIDTGIYDEDPYVIGLTDDDFPKAITDGISSGRIAALGPMYLMPAETLASVPSDLVICQSTNEEIRIALDALGITYIVIQTPGSMKEVYDTIELVGKAVDREQPAEKMISEMKSAIKKITDWCESIVTDEMKGEKYRVALMISATYANGRNSAPGNILTDLCADNAFESVDRTALVSTESIASVNPDIIIYTGLEIYDLVVPAEFIESLYADPIIGNTGAAKNELIFALSGGARSPTAFYEQGIVGAYAIYAMFIYKDHLTFDITNVFDSSNYVEYSKLFWEQINA, from the coding sequence ATGAATAATAAAACAATAATTGCAGTCTTGGCGGTGGCGGCCATAGTAGTTGTTGCCGGAGCGGCAATAATCGTTACTACAGGCGACGACAATAAAAGTGGCGGCGGGCCGGTCACCGTGGTCGATACCCTCGGCAGGGAGGTGACTATTACCTCAACCGATAGGATAATATCCTCGGGCGTCGTGCCCACAGCGATACTTTGCGGGCTGGGACTGAGCTCCAACATCGTCGGAGTATCAATCGATACGGGCATATACGACGAGGATCCCTACGTCATAGGGCTGACCGACGACGACTTCCCCAAGGCCATAACCGACGGTATCAGCAGCGGCAGGATAGCTGCGCTCGGGCCCATGTACCTCATGCCGGCAGAGACTTTGGCTTCGGTACCTTCAGACCTTGTGATATGCCAATCAACGAACGAGGAGATACGTATTGCATTAGACGCGCTCGGCATAACATACATTGTAATTCAAACCCCCGGTTCCATGAAAGAGGTATATGATACCATTGAGCTTGTGGGCAAAGCGGTCGACAGGGAGCAGCCAGCCGAGAAAATGATATCCGAGATGAAATCTGCGATAAAGAAAATAACCGACTGGTGTGAATCTATAGTCACTGATGAGATGAAAGGGGAGAAATACCGTGTTGCCCTCATGATAAGTGCAACATATGCCAATGGCAGGAATTCCGCACCTGGGAACATATTGACGGATCTATGCGCCGACAACGCATTCGAGAGTGTAGATCGAACCGCCCTCGTCTCAACGGAATCGATAGCAAGCGTCAATCCCGACATAATAATCTACACAGGTCTTGAAATCTATGACCTTGTGGTCCCGGCTGAATTTATAGAATCTTTGTATGCCGACCCCATTATTGGAAATACAGGCGCAGCGAAAAACGAGCTGATATTCGCCCTGTCCGGAGGGGCGAGGAGCCCCACAGCTTTCTATGAGCAAGGCATCGTGGGAGCATATGCGATCTATGCGATGTTCATTTACAAAGACCATCTGACGTTTGATATAACGAATGTGTTCGACAGCTCCAACTACGTCGAATATTCAAAGTTGTTCTGGGAGCAGATAAACGCTTAA
- a CDS encoding ABC transporter substrate-binding protein encodes MAIGNKTIIAVLAVAAVVVVAAAAVYTAFPDNKEDNGPVTLIDGARRTVTITSSDRVASVNYSATEMICGMGGYDKLAGVSVDTGGYRTQDYIMGVTDDGFPQSVVNGLNNETITDLGGMYRISAESILQCSPDLIIANIYGSSEDTISQLENMGIPIVLCKDNSSIENFYYNIELIGKAIGKVSEAKTLLDQMQSSIKKVADWTKSFDDSPRVGVFISFSESGAYACGEEFYKGTVLIEMLGAVNAFNIPGNYQLTSQEGIVTVNPDVIISGGGDVVFFDSIKTNPILKSLSAVEDNRMYCFVDTCSSVFSSTSVEFVNAVALMAMFIYEEHLEFQIDQYMGDDYVSYLKMFWEQINS; translated from the coding sequence ATGGCAATAGGTAATAAAACAATAATTGCAGTCTTAGCGGTGGCGGCCGTAGTAGTTGTTGCCGCTGCGGCAGTTTACACAGCATTTCCGGATAACAAAGAAGACAACGGCCCCGTGACTCTCATCGACGGTGCCAGAAGGACCGTCACAATAACATCTTCAGACAGGGTCGCGTCTGTGAACTATTCCGCCACGGAGATGATTTGCGGCATGGGGGGATACGATAAACTCGCGGGAGTCAGCGTCGATACGGGCGGCTATAGGACCCAAGACTATATTATGGGGGTCACTGACGATGGGTTTCCTCAGTCGGTGGTAAACGGGCTGAACAACGAGACGATCACTGATCTTGGAGGAATGTACCGCATATCGGCGGAGTCCATCCTTCAATGCAGTCCGGACCTGATAATAGCGAACATATATGGCAGCAGTGAGGATACGATATCCCAGCTGGAGAATATGGGGATACCTATTGTGCTCTGCAAAGACAACTCTTCCATTGAGAACTTTTATTACAATATCGAACTGATAGGCAAAGCGATCGGAAAAGTGTCAGAAGCCAAAACTCTTCTGGATCAAATGCAATCTTCGATAAAAAAGGTTGCAGATTGGACTAAATCCTTTGACGATTCCCCCAGAGTGGGAGTGTTCATATCTTTTTCGGAAAGCGGGGCATACGCCTGCGGAGAGGAATTCTACAAAGGAACAGTGCTGATAGAGATGCTGGGCGCAGTAAATGCGTTCAACATCCCGGGGAACTACCAGCTGACCTCTCAGGAAGGCATTGTAACTGTTAACCCGGACGTAATAATATCCGGTGGCGGCGACGTAGTCTTTTTTGACTCAATAAAAACGAATCCCATATTGAAGAGTCTGTCCGCAGTGGAAGACAATAGAATGTATTGCTTTGTAGACACTTGCAGTAGCGTGTTCAGCTCGACCTCCGTGGAGTTTGTAAATGCGGTAGCGTTGATGGCGATGTTCATTTATGAGGAGCACTTAGAATTTCAGATCGATCAATACATGGGGGACGACTACGTAAGCTATCTGAAGATGTTCTGGGAGCAGATAAACTCTTAA
- a CDS encoding ABC transporter substrate-binding protein, whose product MVIGQKTIIVVVALVAMIIVAGAAVFVLTSSDKESSGAVTLIDGDDRTITITSSDRIVSLDYSQIENICAIGGYSKLVGVTVNNNNYTYASPDRILGMSDDGFPQSVVNGMNNGTIKNLGPNGSVTSETVLSANPDLVIAAPHGSSADTVSQLENMGITVIMCRPNTSLENFYFNIELMGKAIGKESAATTVVEQMKSAIGKIADWTKSINEVPQIGMFISFSETGGAWAIGDQFYKGTTLIEMLGGVNAFSISENYLLTSHEGIIAVNPNIIISGTAYGPIDYIHTDPILKSLTAVQTERVYSFIGLSSSPWSSTSIEFVNAIALVAMFMYEDYLDFEIPHKMGDDYMDYLNKFWNQINV is encoded by the coding sequence ATGGTAATTGGCCAGAAGACAATCATTGTGGTTGTGGCATTAGTAGCTATGATCATTGTTGCCGGTGCGGCGGTTTTTGTATTGACGTCTAGTGACAAAGAAAGCAGCGGTGCGGTGACTCTCATCGACGGGGATGACAGAACAATCACCATTACATCTTCAGACAGGATCGTCTCTTTAGATTATTCTCAAATAGAGAACATCTGTGCAATAGGGGGGTACAGCAAACTTGTGGGGGTAACTGTTAACAACAATAATTACACTTATGCTAGCCCGGATCGCATATTAGGGATGTCCGATGACGGGTTCCCTCAGTCTGTGGTCAACGGGATGAACAACGGAACGATAAAAAATCTTGGTCCGAACGGCTCTGTTACATCTGAAACCGTACTTAGTGCAAATCCAGACCTTGTGATAGCGGCCCCCCACGGAAGCAGCGCAGATACAGTGTCTCAGCTAGAGAACATGGGAATAACCGTTATTATGTGCAGGCCCAATACTTCCCTTGAGAACTTTTACTTCAACATCGAGCTGATGGGTAAAGCGATTGGGAAAGAATCAGCGGCCACAACTGTCGTCGAACAAATGAAATCTGCAATCGGGAAGATCGCAGATTGGACCAAATCGATAAATGAGGTCCCCCAAATAGGAATGTTCATCAGCTTTTCGGAAACGGGAGGCGCGTGGGCGATCGGCGATCAGTTCTATAAAGGAACAACGCTGATAGAGATGCTCGGAGGGGTGAATGCATTCAGCATTTCAGAGAACTACCTGCTGACATCGCACGAAGGGATCATTGCCGTAAATCCGAACATAATAATTTCTGGAACTGCCTACGGCCCTATTGATTATATTCACACAGACCCGATATTGAAAAGCTTGACCGCAGTACAAACAGAAAGGGTGTATTCCTTTATCGGCTTAAGCAGCTCTCCGTGGTCATCGACCTCAATAGAGTTCGTGAACGCGATCGCATTGGTGGCAATGTTCATGTATGAGGATTATCTGGACTTTGAGATCCCGCACAAAATGGGCGATGACTATATGGATTATCTTAATAAATTTTGGAATCAGATCAACGTTTGA
- a CDS encoding ABC transporter substrate-binding protein, which yields MNQKTIIAVMAVVAIVIVAAAAVALTSNDDDEGGLKDGLGRSINVESTDKIAATSSIVTEIICGLGGYSKLAGVTVDSSYAVNEYVMGMPDDGYPKIINDGLSNGTLTNMGGMYMIATEAILPANPDVVIMGGYFNNEDTIIQLENMGIPVVVCRNDNSLEDIYFNIDLIGKVIGKESEAQTLINQMKSAIGKVIDWTASIDAAPQRVMVSMGFGYGNVYTNGDTYIMGTPMITALGGINAFSGEIPGMYTPISTEAIVTANPDIIIDNGSPSRADLDAITTDTLLKEINAAKNNKIYGAFETCNTSFGLCSQGFVNSYAFMAMFMYEDYLDFKIDHYMGNNYPDYLKLFWEQINS from the coding sequence ATGAACCAGAAAACAATAATAGCGGTCATGGCTGTGGTGGCTATTGTCATTGTCGCTGCGGCAGCTGTTGCGTTGACGTCAAATGATGATGACGAAGGAGGACTCAAAGACGGTCTGGGAAGGTCTATAAACGTGGAGTCCACTGACAAGATAGCGGCAACATCCTCAATTGTCACAGAGATAATTTGCGGACTGGGAGGATACTCGAAACTTGCCGGCGTAACCGTTGACAGTTCCTATGCTGTCAACGAATACGTTATGGGCATGCCGGATGACGGGTATCCGAAAATAATCAATGACGGCCTAAGCAACGGGACTTTGACTAACATGGGCGGAATGTATATGATAGCAACGGAGGCCATACTTCCCGCAAACCCAGATGTTGTTATTATGGGAGGGTACTTCAACAATGAAGATACAATAATTCAGCTTGAGAATATGGGTATTCCTGTCGTTGTCTGCAGGAACGATAACTCACTAGAGGACATTTACTTCAATATCGATCTGATAGGAAAAGTAATAGGAAAAGAGTCTGAAGCACAAACATTGATCAACCAGATGAAATCTGCAATCGGTAAGGTCATCGATTGGACCGCGTCTATTGACGCTGCTCCTCAAAGAGTAATGGTGTCTATGGGATTCGGTTATGGTAATGTATACACAAACGGCGACACATACATAATGGGTACACCTATGATAACTGCACTCGGAGGTATTAACGCATTTTCTGGAGAAATACCCGGAATGTACACTCCCATCTCAACTGAAGCGATCGTTACCGCGAACCCCGACATCATAATCGACAACGGTTCTCCAAGCAGAGCTGATCTGGATGCGATAACGACAGACACGTTATTAAAGGAGATAAATGCGGCCAAAAACAACAAGATATATGGCGCATTCGAAACATGCAATACGTCATTCGGCCTTTGCTCTCAAGGTTTCGTGAACTCATATGCATTCATGGCCATGTTCATGTATGAAGACTATCTTGACTTCAAGATCGACCATTACATGGGCAACAATTATCCGGACTATCTCAAGCTATTTTGGGAACAGATCAATTCTTAA
- a CDS encoding cysteine hydrolase encodes MSTELPEKKDRKVALVVVDVQRKFTGGTISEDSCKECVETINNAAAMFRENGRPVIFIYYDGPCHCSSYSKDDGDEYLHGIISDPRDIIVHKEHMNSFQKTKLADAVKECGCDSILLAGMVTQYCVMGTYYGAFEHSISPYMLVGGTIATANKYNEAAYLICKTFTLDDVKENLITAKVPESTKMCGCEYQRCEVTDR; translated from the coding sequence ATGTCAACGGAGTTACCCGAGAAAAAAGACAGGAAAGTTGCCCTGGTGGTTGTGGATGTGCAGAGAAAGTTCACAGGAGGAACAATATCTGAGGACAGCTGCAAAGAATGCGTTGAGACGATCAATAATGCTGCGGCGATGTTCCGTGAAAACGGCAGACCGGTAATATTCATCTATTACGACGGCCCGTGCCACTGCTCATCATACAGCAAAGACGACGGTGACGAGTATCTTCACGGAATCATATCGGATCCAAGAGATATCATTGTCCACAAAGAGCATATGAACTCATTCCAAAAGACCAAGCTTGCTGATGCCGTAAAAGAATGCGGATGCGACAGCATACTGCTTGCGGGCATGGTGACACAATACTGCGTTATGGGAACATATTATGGGGCGTTCGAGCACAGCATAAGCCCGTATATGCTGGTCGGCGGGACGATTGCCACCGCAAATAAGTACAACGAGGCTGCATACTTGATATGTAAAACTTTCACGCTCGATGATGTCAAGGAGAACCTCATTACTGCAAAAGTACCCGAATCTACCAAAATGTGCGGTTGTGAGTACCAGAGGTGTGAGGTAACAGATCGTTGA